A single window of Pieris rapae chromosome 4, ilPieRapa1.1, whole genome shotgun sequence DNA harbors:
- the LOC110997182 gene encoding uncharacterized protein LOC110997182 isoform X2, producing the protein MNDPWDVKCVRQSGQYVSCLKLNGVPLLPPVLSKECRKEMQYYKLLAIEVEKRIQALKTFVLESDDTESTEDKTDAPELPESEQDDISANDKKDFNYNSITTKDLEKSTLHLESPVTELESLSKTPSKFTIDLSLSINEKNGFQDTNSIEVPVRDCECPNELENIDSKIDSSRVVEDKVVFSVSVNKEDLIEPLSVHLYEDDPPSLSAKSFTGSLNNIHTESKGSDSIPLSRQRSYTILTPSPMLLAHLEIQSLNTGVEINSISMSESTSNLFSPNKKRRSWDLESAKVKWSSMALELKQKNIKTASKNQKDITKLAKKTPPSTSTHIRARSLTQESTKRVVNIHNLPNQSEPITKPKKSQSPVRNTTMMSKISKTPVMKVNPKDIEKKETSPKPLVSESEDPATRVRELYEKIQKQQLAQMATLVEKQKKEQILLQQVFEEQNKMLYNQLQTICPKPPNDVKEAWVEKTERGPVSLNQLINHKSSCESPVHSTITDTNNYLNHCDNVLKKSRDITSSIKKGKVCAVNEKSPQKPTQTVKKSQSPVRRNGTSRKLTYDTSSDREFELILTDRTNDTMADLNVTFPSDNSDECPYTPPKNTKIYHKNVSPTAMPLAEPCKSTDRAIKSMEETIHNSIKSMCSRRAPSVCRQTTPQERAAATKIVAYAKGFLVRRLMRTERVQSTVQTIKDALLCALQLHQDREGISGADVDLHRRLIQQITAACYSLHDTFITSTATERCAMISADRGRRRSLANRPPIRQHRPTDF; encoded by the exons ATGAACGATCCGTGGGATGTCAAATGTGTCCGACAATCTGGCCAATATGTATCGTGTCTTAAATTAAATGGTGTACCCCTTCTACCACCGGTT CTGTCCAAGGAATGTCGCAAAGAGATGCAGTATTATAAACTTTTGGCTATAGAGGTTGAGAAAAGAATTCAAGCACTAAAAACATTTGTGCTTGAAAGTGATGACACAGAGTCTACTGAAGACAAGACAGATGCCCCTGAACTTCCTGAATCAGAACAAGATGATATTTCAGCCAatgataaaaaagattttaattataattcaattacaACAAAAGATCTCGAAAAAAGTACCCTACATTTAGAATCTCCAGTCACAGAATTAGAGAGTTTATCTAAGACCCCatcaaaatttacaatagacCTAAGTTTAAGCATTAATGAAAAGAATGGTTTCCAAGATACAAATTCTATTGAAGTTCCAGTCAGAGACTGTGAATGTCCTAATGAATTGGAAAATATTGATTCTAAGATTGATTCTTCTAGAGTAGTTGAGGATAAAGTTGTTTTTAGTGTCAGTGTAAACAAAGAAGATTTAATTGAACCCCTTTCCGTTCATCTTTATGAAGATGATCCTCCATCTCTTTCTGCAAAAAGCTTTACAGGCTCGTTGAACAATATTCATACAGAAAGTAAAGGTAGTGATAGCATTCCACTCTCTCGCCAAAGATCTTACACAATTTTAACACCCAGTCCTATGCTGCTTGCTCATTTAGAAATCCAGTCTTTGAACACTGGAgttgaaataaattctatatCTATGAGTGAGTCCACATCCAACCTTTTTTCTCCAAATAAAAAGCGAAGAAGTTGGGACTTGGAATCTGCAAAAGTAAAGTGGTCATCTATGGCACTTGAATTAAAGCAAAAGAACATAAAGACAGCTAGTAAGAACCAGAAAGATATTACTAAACTAGCTAAAAAGACACCACCATCTACATCAACACACATTAGAGCAAGGTCGCTTACCCAGGAGAGTACAAAACGAGTTGTTAATATCCATAATCTTCCAAACCAATCGGAACCCATAACAAAACCAAAGAAAAGTCAAAGTCCAGTACGAAACACTACTATGATGAGTAAAATTAGTAAAACACCGGTTATGAAAGTGAATCCTAAAGatatagaaaagaaagaaacatCACCAAAACCACTTGTATCAGAGTCAGAAGACCCTGCAACTAGAGTCAGAGaactttatgaaaaaatacaaaaacagcAGCTTGCCCAAATGGCTACTCTAGTggaaaaacagaaaaaagaGCAAATTCTTTTGCAACAAGTTTTTGAAGAGCAgaacaaaatgttatataatcaaCTTCAGACTATTTGCCCAAAACCTCCAAACGACGTTAAGGAAGCATGGGTTGAGAAAACAGAGAGGGGCCCCGTTAGTTTGAACCAACTCATCAATCATAAAAGCTCTTGTGAAAGTCCCGTCCATTCGACTATTACAGATactaataactatttaaatcaTTGTGATAATGTTCTTAAAAAGTCAAGAGACATAACATCAAGTATAAAGAAAGGAAAGGTTTGTGCGGTCAATGAAAAGAGCCCACAAAAACCGACACAGACCGTAAAAAAAAGCCAGTCCCCTGTACGTAGAAATGGAACCTCGAGAAAGCTAACCTACGACACGTCTTCTGACCGTGAATTTGAACTAATATTAACCGACCGCACGAACGATACGATGGCAGATTTAAATGTGACGTTTCCGTCTGACAATAGTGACGAATGTCCTTATACTCCAccgaaaaatactaaaatttacCACAAGAACGTTAGCCCCACAGCGATGCCTCTTGCGGAACCCTGCAAGTCCACTGACAGAGCTATTAAGAGCATGGAAGAAACGATTCATAATTCCATAAAAAGTATGTGTTCCAGAAGAGCGCCAAGTGTTTGCCGGCAGACGACCCCACAAGAG CGCGCAGCGGCAACAAAGATCGTGGCGTATGCCAAAGGTTTCCTCGTGCGCAGACTGATGCGCACGGAACGCGTGCAAAGCACCGTTCAGACTATCAAAGACGCGTTGTTATGCGCGCTGCAGTTGCATCAGGATCGCGAGGGTATCAGCGGGGCTGATGTTGATTTACACAGGCGCTTGATTCAGCAG ATAACAGCAGCGTGCTACTCTCTCCACGATACATTTATAACGAGCACTGCAACTGAGCGCTGCGCCATGATTTCGGCAGACCGCGGTCGACGACGCTCACTAGCCAACCGGCCACCTATAAGGCAACACCGACCTAC AGACTTTTAG
- the LOC110997182 gene encoding uncharacterized protein LOC110997182 isoform X3: protein MNDPWDVKCVRQSGQYVSCLKLNGVPLLPPVLSKECRKEMQYYKLLAIEVEKRIQALKTFVLESDDTESTEDKTDAPELPESEQDDISANDKKDFNYNSITTKDLEKSTLHLESPVTELESLSKTPSKFTIDLSLSINEKNGFQDTNSIEVPVRDCECPNELENIDSKIDSSRVVEDKVVFSVSVNKEDLIEPLSVHLYEDDPPSLSAKSFTGSLNNIHTESKGSDSIPLSRQRSYTILTPSPMLLAHLEIQSLNTGVEINSISMSESTSNLFSPNKKRRSWDLESAKVKWSSMALELKQKNIKTASKNQKDITKLAKKTPPSTSTHIRARSLTQESTKRVVNIHNLPNQSEPITKPKKSQSPVRNTTMMSKISKTPVMKVNPKDIEKKETSPKPLVSESEDPATRVRELYEKIQKQQLAQMATLVEKQKKEQILLQQVFEEQNKMLYNQLQTICPKPPNDVKEAWVEKTERGPVSLNQLINHKSSCESPVHSTITDTNNYLNHCDNVLKKSRDITSSIKKGKVCAVNEKSPQKPTQTVKKSQSPVRRNGTSRKLTYDTSSDREFELILTDRTNDTMADLNVTFPSDNSDECPYTPPKNTKIYHKNVSPTAMPLAEPCKSTDRAIKSMEETIHNSIKSMCSRRAPSVCRQTTPQEITAACYSLHDTFITSTATERCAMISADRGRRRSLANRPPIRQHRPTDLMSQSHCGAFPARSKRSTNASLMTQSNYETFSGEKSSVRRYMPSPRRRPWR, encoded by the exons ATGAACGATCCGTGGGATGTCAAATGTGTCCGACAATCTGGCCAATATGTATCGTGTCTTAAATTAAATGGTGTACCCCTTCTACCACCGGTT CTGTCCAAGGAATGTCGCAAAGAGATGCAGTATTATAAACTTTTGGCTATAGAGGTTGAGAAAAGAATTCAAGCACTAAAAACATTTGTGCTTGAAAGTGATGACACAGAGTCTACTGAAGACAAGACAGATGCCCCTGAACTTCCTGAATCAGAACAAGATGATATTTCAGCCAatgataaaaaagattttaattataattcaattacaACAAAAGATCTCGAAAAAAGTACCCTACATTTAGAATCTCCAGTCACAGAATTAGAGAGTTTATCTAAGACCCCatcaaaatttacaatagacCTAAGTTTAAGCATTAATGAAAAGAATGGTTTCCAAGATACAAATTCTATTGAAGTTCCAGTCAGAGACTGTGAATGTCCTAATGAATTGGAAAATATTGATTCTAAGATTGATTCTTCTAGAGTAGTTGAGGATAAAGTTGTTTTTAGTGTCAGTGTAAACAAAGAAGATTTAATTGAACCCCTTTCCGTTCATCTTTATGAAGATGATCCTCCATCTCTTTCTGCAAAAAGCTTTACAGGCTCGTTGAACAATATTCATACAGAAAGTAAAGGTAGTGATAGCATTCCACTCTCTCGCCAAAGATCTTACACAATTTTAACACCCAGTCCTATGCTGCTTGCTCATTTAGAAATCCAGTCTTTGAACACTGGAgttgaaataaattctatatCTATGAGTGAGTCCACATCCAACCTTTTTTCTCCAAATAAAAAGCGAAGAAGTTGGGACTTGGAATCTGCAAAAGTAAAGTGGTCATCTATGGCACTTGAATTAAAGCAAAAGAACATAAAGACAGCTAGTAAGAACCAGAAAGATATTACTAAACTAGCTAAAAAGACACCACCATCTACATCAACACACATTAGAGCAAGGTCGCTTACCCAGGAGAGTACAAAACGAGTTGTTAATATCCATAATCTTCCAAACCAATCGGAACCCATAACAAAACCAAAGAAAAGTCAAAGTCCAGTACGAAACACTACTATGATGAGTAAAATTAGTAAAACACCGGTTATGAAAGTGAATCCTAAAGatatagaaaagaaagaaacatCACCAAAACCACTTGTATCAGAGTCAGAAGACCCTGCAACTAGAGTCAGAGaactttatgaaaaaatacaaaaacagcAGCTTGCCCAAATGGCTACTCTAGTggaaaaacagaaaaaagaGCAAATTCTTTTGCAACAAGTTTTTGAAGAGCAgaacaaaatgttatataatcaaCTTCAGACTATTTGCCCAAAACCTCCAAACGACGTTAAGGAAGCATGGGTTGAGAAAACAGAGAGGGGCCCCGTTAGTTTGAACCAACTCATCAATCATAAAAGCTCTTGTGAAAGTCCCGTCCATTCGACTATTACAGATactaataactatttaaatcaTTGTGATAATGTTCTTAAAAAGTCAAGAGACATAACATCAAGTATAAAGAAAGGAAAGGTTTGTGCGGTCAATGAAAAGAGCCCACAAAAACCGACACAGACCGTAAAAAAAAGCCAGTCCCCTGTACGTAGAAATGGAACCTCGAGAAAGCTAACCTACGACACGTCTTCTGACCGTGAATTTGAACTAATATTAACCGACCGCACGAACGATACGATGGCAGATTTAAATGTGACGTTTCCGTCTGACAATAGTGACGAATGTCCTTATACTCCAccgaaaaatactaaaatttacCACAAGAACGTTAGCCCCACAGCGATGCCTCTTGCGGAACCCTGCAAGTCCACTGACAGAGCTATTAAGAGCATGGAAGAAACGATTCATAATTCCATAAAAAGTATGTGTTCCAGAAGAGCGCCAAGTGTTTGCCGGCAGACGACCCCACAAGAG ATAACAGCAGCGTGCTACTCTCTCCACGATACATTTATAACGAGCACTGCAACTGAGCGCTGCGCCATGATTTCGGCAGACCGCGGTCGACGACGCTCACTAGCCAACCGGCCACCTATAAGGCAACACCGACCTAC GGACCTAATGTCACAAAGTCACTGCGGTGCGTTTCCCGCGCGCAGCAAGCGATCGACGAACGCGTCTCTAATGACTCAATCCAATTAtg AGACTTTTAGCGGCGAAAAGAGCAGCGTACGCCGCTATATGCCGAGCCCGCGACGTCGTCCATGGCGCTGA
- the LOC110997182 gene encoding uncharacterized protein LOC110997182 isoform X1, with the protein MNDPWDVKCVRQSGQYVSCLKLNGVPLLPPVLSKECRKEMQYYKLLAIEVEKRIQALKTFVLESDDTESTEDKTDAPELPESEQDDISANDKKDFNYNSITTKDLEKSTLHLESPVTELESLSKTPSKFTIDLSLSINEKNGFQDTNSIEVPVRDCECPNELENIDSKIDSSRVVEDKVVFSVSVNKEDLIEPLSVHLYEDDPPSLSAKSFTGSLNNIHTESKGSDSIPLSRQRSYTILTPSPMLLAHLEIQSLNTGVEINSISMSESTSNLFSPNKKRRSWDLESAKVKWSSMALELKQKNIKTASKNQKDITKLAKKTPPSTSTHIRARSLTQESTKRVVNIHNLPNQSEPITKPKKSQSPVRNTTMMSKISKTPVMKVNPKDIEKKETSPKPLVSESEDPATRVRELYEKIQKQQLAQMATLVEKQKKEQILLQQVFEEQNKMLYNQLQTICPKPPNDVKEAWVEKTERGPVSLNQLINHKSSCESPVHSTITDTNNYLNHCDNVLKKSRDITSSIKKGKVCAVNEKSPQKPTQTVKKSQSPVRRNGTSRKLTYDTSSDREFELILTDRTNDTMADLNVTFPSDNSDECPYTPPKNTKIYHKNVSPTAMPLAEPCKSTDRAIKSMEETIHNSIKSMCSRRAPSVCRQTTPQERAAATKIVAYAKGFLVRRLMRTERVQSTVQTIKDALLCALQLHQDREGISGADVDLHRRLIQQITAACYSLHDTFITSTATERCAMISADRGRRRSLANRPPIRQHRPTDLMSQSHCGAFPARSKRSTNASLMTQSNYETFSGEKSSVRRYMPSPRRRPWR; encoded by the exons ATGAACGATCCGTGGGATGTCAAATGTGTCCGACAATCTGGCCAATATGTATCGTGTCTTAAATTAAATGGTGTACCCCTTCTACCACCGGTT CTGTCCAAGGAATGTCGCAAAGAGATGCAGTATTATAAACTTTTGGCTATAGAGGTTGAGAAAAGAATTCAAGCACTAAAAACATTTGTGCTTGAAAGTGATGACACAGAGTCTACTGAAGACAAGACAGATGCCCCTGAACTTCCTGAATCAGAACAAGATGATATTTCAGCCAatgataaaaaagattttaattataattcaattacaACAAAAGATCTCGAAAAAAGTACCCTACATTTAGAATCTCCAGTCACAGAATTAGAGAGTTTATCTAAGACCCCatcaaaatttacaatagacCTAAGTTTAAGCATTAATGAAAAGAATGGTTTCCAAGATACAAATTCTATTGAAGTTCCAGTCAGAGACTGTGAATGTCCTAATGAATTGGAAAATATTGATTCTAAGATTGATTCTTCTAGAGTAGTTGAGGATAAAGTTGTTTTTAGTGTCAGTGTAAACAAAGAAGATTTAATTGAACCCCTTTCCGTTCATCTTTATGAAGATGATCCTCCATCTCTTTCTGCAAAAAGCTTTACAGGCTCGTTGAACAATATTCATACAGAAAGTAAAGGTAGTGATAGCATTCCACTCTCTCGCCAAAGATCTTACACAATTTTAACACCCAGTCCTATGCTGCTTGCTCATTTAGAAATCCAGTCTTTGAACACTGGAgttgaaataaattctatatCTATGAGTGAGTCCACATCCAACCTTTTTTCTCCAAATAAAAAGCGAAGAAGTTGGGACTTGGAATCTGCAAAAGTAAAGTGGTCATCTATGGCACTTGAATTAAAGCAAAAGAACATAAAGACAGCTAGTAAGAACCAGAAAGATATTACTAAACTAGCTAAAAAGACACCACCATCTACATCAACACACATTAGAGCAAGGTCGCTTACCCAGGAGAGTACAAAACGAGTTGTTAATATCCATAATCTTCCAAACCAATCGGAACCCATAACAAAACCAAAGAAAAGTCAAAGTCCAGTACGAAACACTACTATGATGAGTAAAATTAGTAAAACACCGGTTATGAAAGTGAATCCTAAAGatatagaaaagaaagaaacatCACCAAAACCACTTGTATCAGAGTCAGAAGACCCTGCAACTAGAGTCAGAGaactttatgaaaaaatacaaaaacagcAGCTTGCCCAAATGGCTACTCTAGTggaaaaacagaaaaaagaGCAAATTCTTTTGCAACAAGTTTTTGAAGAGCAgaacaaaatgttatataatcaaCTTCAGACTATTTGCCCAAAACCTCCAAACGACGTTAAGGAAGCATGGGTTGAGAAAACAGAGAGGGGCCCCGTTAGTTTGAACCAACTCATCAATCATAAAAGCTCTTGTGAAAGTCCCGTCCATTCGACTATTACAGATactaataactatttaaatcaTTGTGATAATGTTCTTAAAAAGTCAAGAGACATAACATCAAGTATAAAGAAAGGAAAGGTTTGTGCGGTCAATGAAAAGAGCCCACAAAAACCGACACAGACCGTAAAAAAAAGCCAGTCCCCTGTACGTAGAAATGGAACCTCGAGAAAGCTAACCTACGACACGTCTTCTGACCGTGAATTTGAACTAATATTAACCGACCGCACGAACGATACGATGGCAGATTTAAATGTGACGTTTCCGTCTGACAATAGTGACGAATGTCCTTATACTCCAccgaaaaatactaaaatttacCACAAGAACGTTAGCCCCACAGCGATGCCTCTTGCGGAACCCTGCAAGTCCACTGACAGAGCTATTAAGAGCATGGAAGAAACGATTCATAATTCCATAAAAAGTATGTGTTCCAGAAGAGCGCCAAGTGTTTGCCGGCAGACGACCCCACAAGAG CGCGCAGCGGCAACAAAGATCGTGGCGTATGCCAAAGGTTTCCTCGTGCGCAGACTGATGCGCACGGAACGCGTGCAAAGCACCGTTCAGACTATCAAAGACGCGTTGTTATGCGCGCTGCAGTTGCATCAGGATCGCGAGGGTATCAGCGGGGCTGATGTTGATTTACACAGGCGCTTGATTCAGCAG ATAACAGCAGCGTGCTACTCTCTCCACGATACATTTATAACGAGCACTGCAACTGAGCGCTGCGCCATGATTTCGGCAGACCGCGGTCGACGACGCTCACTAGCCAACCGGCCACCTATAAGGCAACACCGACCTAC GGACCTAATGTCACAAAGTCACTGCGGTGCGTTTCCCGCGCGCAGCAAGCGATCGACGAACGCGTCTCTAATGACTCAATCCAATTAtg AGACTTTTAGCGGCGAAAAGAGCAGCGTACGCCGCTATATGCCGAGCCCGCGACGTCGTCCATGGCGCTGA